A single region of the Thermotoga profunda AZM34c06 genome encodes:
- a CDS encoding endo-1,4-beta-xylanase has product MKFSGVLWFFLAALTLVLFEETVVNAQEILLNVDLQIYQKLIEKNRKVPVSITVIDSSSKVLKNAYLECNQLSHEFLFGNAPEYLIFAYAPYFYRRGSRFGTRPISENDLEVYKKYYIELFNCATVPAFYWADYEPAEGFLPLIDATKKIVQWLNDNNIVVKGHTLVWGNAPGVGVPGWVRAKGANDEWKEVEELLHKRIVREVNEFKNEIHMWDVVNEPIVQRWFDNLGKNYIAESYKLAKQVDPDAELILNEFGLLTNNDTRQKFITLVRKLIDEKVPVDIIGVEAHIFNANDIKNQLTNLDKIYSALDEIAELGKPIHITEFQIPLSAVIEAFNVDVNTAEQLQAEIAKIFYTVFFSHPTVEAIVYWNFYRAWQVGSGFLRDDLTLKPIYYVLKDLIHKEWKTSISTQTDTNGIVIFTGFPGLYRINIKYAHQERTLDINVSKNKPNDFVIVLDKSDQE; this is encoded by the coding sequence ATGAAATTCTCGGGAGTACTTTGGTTCTTTTTGGCTGCACTGACTCTTGTGCTATTTGAAGAAACTGTTGTGAATGCTCAAGAGATATTACTTAACGTGGATCTTCAGATATATCAAAAGTTAATCGAGAAAAACAGAAAAGTTCCTGTGAGCATCACAGTTATTGACTCATCAAGTAAAGTTTTGAAAAATGCTTACCTGGAATGTAATCAATTATCACATGAATTTCTATTTGGGAACGCCCCAGAATACCTCATTTTTGCGTATGCTCCTTATTTTTATAGGAGAGGTTCGAGGTTTGGAACAAGACCAATCTCAGAAAATGATTTAGAAGTCTACAAGAAATACTACATAGAATTGTTCAATTGCGCAACTGTCCCGGCATTCTACTGGGCTGATTATGAACCAGCTGAGGGATTTTTACCTCTGATTGATGCAACGAAAAAGATAGTTCAATGGCTCAATGATAATAATATCGTTGTGAAAGGTCATACTTTGGTTTGGGGAAACGCACCCGGTGTAGGTGTACCTGGCTGGGTGCGAGCAAAAGGAGCAAATGATGAATGGAAAGAGGTTGAAGAATTACTACACAAGAGAATTGTTCGAGAGGTAAATGAATTCAAAAATGAAATACACATGTGGGACGTCGTAAATGAACCGATTGTTCAAAGGTGGTTTGACAATCTTGGTAAAAACTATATTGCTGAGAGTTATAAACTTGCAAAGCAAGTCGATCCAGACGCCGAACTTATACTCAACGAATTTGGATTATTAACCAACAACGATACACGTCAAAAATTCATTACCCTTGTTCGTAAATTGATAGATGAAAAAGTTCCAGTTGATATCATTGGAGTTGAAGCGCATATCTTTAATGCAAATGATATAAAAAATCAACTTACCAACTTGGATAAAATCTACAGTGCGTTAGATGAGATCGCAGAACTCGGTAAACCGATACACATCACAGAATTTCAAATTCCTTTATCCGCAGTGATAGAGGCTTTCAATGTAGACGTCAATACTGCTGAACAACTTCAAGCAGAGATTGCTAAGATATTTTATACAGTCTTTTTCAGCCATCCTACCGTTGAAGCAATTGTATACTGGAATTTCTACAGAGCCTGGCAAGTTGGGAGTGGTTTTCTCAGAGATGATTTGACATTGAAACCCATCTACTATGTTTTAAAAGATCTCATTCACAAGGAATGGAAGACATCGATTAGCACCCAAACAGATACAAATGGCATAGTTATCTTCACAGGATTCCCAGGATTATATCGAATAAATATTAAATACGCTCATCAAGAAAGGACTCTCGACATAAATGTATCCAAGAATAAACCAAACGATTTTGTGATTGTTTTGGATAAAAGTGACCAAGAATGA